One window from the genome of Pyxicephalus adspersus chromosome 6, UCB_Pads_2.0, whole genome shotgun sequence encodes:
- the DLX4 gene encoding homeobox protein DLX-4, whose product MTSIADAYLDPSKSAFLEFSHGPPPSSSQGQHSPVLAHGHYSLHGFHPAGHDGLFSPGASAYGGRSFPYSYSTSAASQHLNGSPYLSYQHYSNTLNNSGRLHEDPELEKSTMIENGELRMNGKGKKIRKPRTIYSSLQLQALNQRFQQTQYLALPERAELAAQLGLTQTQVKIWFQNKRSKYKKVSKQGSNVQDGDHSQNSSSVSPCSPNGPPMWDFHSAGRTAPMPPDYLNNFNPWYQNPDALSRPPML is encoded by the exons ATGACCTCTATTGCTGATGCTTATCTGGACCCATCTAAGTCTGCCTTTCTTGAGTTTAGCCATGGACCACCACCTTCTTCTTCACAAGGCCAACACTCTCCAGTTTTGGCACATGGACATTATTCATTGCATGGCTTCCACCCGGCTGGCCACGATGGTCTCTTTTCTCCTGGGGCCTCGGCCTATGGAGGACGGTCATTCCCATACTCTTACTCTACCTCTGCAGCCAGCCAGCACCTAAATGGGAGCCCATACCTAAGCTACCAGCATTACAGTAATACACTCAACAACAGTGGGAGACTTCATGAAGATCCTG AACTCGAAAAATCAACGATGATAGAAAATGGAGAACTTCGAATGAATGGAAAAGGGAAGAAAATCAGGAAACCTCGAACAATATACTCCAGTTTACAGCTGCAAGCCCTCAATCAGAGGTTCCAGCAAACCCAGTATTTAGCCCTTCCAGAAAGGGCAGAGTTGGCGGCACAACTTGGCCTGACCCAAACCCAG GTGAAAATATGGTTTCAGAACAAGAGATCCAAGTACAAAAAAGTCAGCAAGCAAGGTTCAAATGTCCAAGATGGAGATCACTCTCAGAATTCTTCATCAGTTTCTCCATGCTCTCCTAATGGACCTCCAATGTGGGACTTTCATTCAGCTGGAAGAACTGCCCCCATGCCCCCTGATTACTTGAACAATTTCAACCCTTGGTACCAGAATCCAGATGCTCTGTCAAGGCCGCCaatgttataa